A genomic segment from Malus domestica chromosome 05, GDT2T_hap1 encodes:
- the LOC139196377 gene encoding uncharacterized protein isoform X2, with product MEKVSKKTGTSTNKRKAPVLVPSEDILPHKKIHKFRGEPSVRPKSQDGVLKGPAFRKTGVEAVENAAAIVAGEGSRLLPPPLTMEHTVQESDPGSRHEGKGKERAGSVPWKDLRVATRPKDFGDINNCLAGRRFAFDELGEPLAKDESDCDRMLKLSSYVMAEYHDRLQEVERYKAKLKENKQLVDEARRNKGLLTQALQLKDETMESLKRRNGENLRLKKLLEATKKQLEVATLEVSKVRGELDGALVEISELEKSIPTEREAAVQEYLSSSTFHLAIKPYCAQEARFEKRKWMAVLDRYDDGSILRKYHEDIDEHHRKGETFVLAVDPSSEDESDNEGSADAQTQHGEEDLGDAEDDGRTRSDTARGSASDENE from the exons a tggagaaggtaagcaagaaaacagggactagcaccaataaaaggaaagcaccagtgttagttccttcggaagacatcctaccgcataagaaaattcataagttccgaggggaaccatccgttagacctaagtcccaagatggggtccttaaggggcctgcctttaggaagactggagtcgaggccgttgaaaatgctgctgccatagttgcaggagaagggagccgactgttgcctcctcctcttactatggagcacactgtccaggaaagtgatcctggttcccgccatgaggggaaaggcaaggaaagagctggcagtgtcccgtggaaggacttgagggttgccacgcggccaaaggattttggggatatcaataattgcttggcagggcgtcgattcgccttcgatgagctcggagagcccttagctaaggatgaatcggattgcgaccggatgttgaagctgtcttcatat gtcatggccgagtatcacgacagactgcaagaggttgagcggtacaaggcaaaactgaaggagaataagcagcttgtggacgaggcccgaaggaataagggacttttgactcaggctctccaactgaaggacgaaaccatggagagcttgaaaaggcgaaatggtgagaacctaaggcttaagaaattgcttgaggcaactaaaaaacagttggaggtggctaccttggaggtatccaaggttaggggagaattggatggtgccttagttgagatttctgaactggagaaaagcattccaactgaaagggaggctgctgtgcaagaatacttaagttcttcgacctttcatcttgctattaaaccctactgtgctcaagaagctcgctttgaaaaaaggaaatggatggccgtccttgatcgttatgatgatgggagcattcttcgaaaataccacgaagatatagatgagcatcatcgaaagggcgagacatttgtccttgctgttgatcctagcagcgaagatgagtctgataatgaaggtagtgctgatgcacagactcagcatggtgaagaggatcttggggatgcagaggatgatggtaggacgcggagtgatactgccaggggttcggcttcagatgagaatgaatag
- the LOC139196377 gene encoding uncharacterized protein isoform X1 — protein MRPAKSCTGYAECACRSERERIVYGKKKAYYTWKNRWCFLYNDWEYDKGVTPERRVLTHFQTVGCNVSTVRTICYLLWSFLASNTLLHVVTRGTIKLFGQELSDIEKVLRVPKEDRHLSKLRPLFRRYGFQPLVSESQGRSMEKVSKKTGTSTNKRKAPVLVPSEDILPHKKIHKFRGEPSVRPKSQDGVLKGPAFRKTGVEAVENAAAIVAGEGSRLLPPPLTMEHTVQESDPGSRHEGKGKERAGSVPWKDLRVATRPKDFGDINNCLAGRRFAFDELGEPLAKDESDCDRMLKLSSYVMAEYHDRLQEVERYKAKLKENKQLVDEARRNKGLLTQALQLKDETMESLKRRNGENLRLKKLLEATKKQLEVATLEVSKVRGELDGALVEISELEKSIPTEREAAVQEYLSSSTFHLAIKPYCAQEARFEKRKWMAVLDRYDDGSILRKYHEDIDEHHRKGETFVLAVDPSSEDESDNEGSADAQTQHGEEDLGDAEDDGRTRSDTARGSASDENE, from the exons atgcgcccagcaaaatcatgcactggttatgccgagtgtgcatgtcggagtgagagagagcgtattgtgtatggtaagaaaaaggcatactacacatggaaaaaccgttggtgctttctgtataatgattgggagtatgataagggtgtcacgcctgagcgacgtgtgcttactcacttccagactgtaggttgtaacgtatcaaccgttcgtactatttgctatttgttgtggtcttttcttgcttctaacactttgcttcatgtagtgacgcggggcaccatcaaactgtttgggcaggagctatctgacatagagaaggtgttgagggtgcccaaagaggatagacacttaagcaagctacgacccttatttcgtcggtacggtttccaacccttagtttccgagagccagggacgatcga tggagaaggtaagcaagaaaacagggactagcaccaataaaaggaaagcaccagtgttagttccttcggaagacatcctaccgcataagaaaattcataagttccgaggggaaccatccgttagacctaagtcccaagatggggtccttaaggggcctgcctttaggaagactggagtcgaggccgttgaaaatgctgctgccatagttgcaggagaagggagccgactgttgcctcctcctcttactatggagcacactgtccaggaaagtgatcctggttcccgccatgaggggaaaggcaaggaaagagctggcagtgtcccgtggaaggacttgagggttgccacgcggccaaaggattttggggatatcaataattgcttggcagggcgtcgattcgccttcgatgagctcggagagcccttagctaaggatgaatcggattgcgaccggatgttgaagctgtcttcatat gtcatggccgagtatcacgacagactgcaagaggttgagcggtacaaggcaaaactgaaggagaataagcagcttgtggacgaggcccgaaggaataagggacttttgactcaggctctccaactgaaggacgaaaccatggagagcttgaaaaggcgaaatggtgagaacctaaggcttaagaaattgcttgaggcaactaaaaaacagttggaggtggctaccttggaggtatccaaggttaggggagaattggatggtgccttagttgagatttctgaactggagaaaagcattccaactgaaagggaggctgctgtgcaagaatacttaagttcttcgacctttcatcttgctattaaaccctactgtgctcaagaagctcgctttgaaaaaaggaaatggatggccgtccttgatcgttatgatgatgggagcattcttcgaaaataccacgaagatatagatgagcatcatcgaaagggcgagacatttgtccttgctgttgatcctagcagcgaagatgagtctgataatgaaggtagtgctgatgcacagactcagcatggtgaagaggatcttggggatgcagaggatgatggtaggacgcggagtgatactgccaggggttcggcttcagatgagaatgaatag